The Myotis daubentonii chromosome 1, mMyoDau2.1, whole genome shotgun sequence genome includes the window ACTGTCTGTGCGGGGGAGAGGGTGGTGGTAGAGATTAATAAGGgaattatatgcatactagaggcctggtgcatgaaattcatgcatggggggttccctcagcctggcctgcaccctcttcaatctgggacccctcgggggatgtccgactgccagtttaggcccgatccctgcagtcggacatccctctcgcaatccgggaccactggctctaaccactcacctgcctgcctgcctgatcccccctaagtGCTCTACCCTtcgggcctgatcacccctaacttctcttCCCTtcgggcctggtcacccctaactgcctctgcttcagcccctgccactgtggctttgtcaggaaggaaggcaggatgaccagaagatgtccagtcaacccagtctaattagcatattgcccttttattagtatagatacccaTAGCCAATTGTCACAGACAGTAGCGTGGCACAGCCTTGGGAGGGGCAGGTATAGGGAGGAGGTAGCTAGTGGGGAAAAAGACACAAAGGGGACACctataatactttcagcaataaagacaaatttaacaaataaataaataaattaaatctcTGGAACTGTCATCCAGGTAATTCTTTGTCAGCTGCATAATAGCTTTATCTTCGTTTCTTCACGAAAAGTGATTACAGACACAGTCACCTCTAACATCCTATAATTATGACATTCATCTATAATAAATTATACAATACAGGAAAACTGCAAAGATGACCCAGCTGGATGACAGCACCTTTAGATATTACAcagatttgtattttaaaaaggtcATTTACTTCATAATTTTCTGACGCCATAAAATGCTGACTGTTAATCAAATGTATTTACTTTGGGTGTAGAAGTTTTATTTTAACTTCTTGATTGATTTCTCTTTGGACATAAGCAAGAGCCAAGGTAAAAGGGATCAGCCATTTGAAAAGAAGCCTGTGTGCCACCAGGATGCCTATGAAGTGGATTTCAGTTCTGCTGCTGCTACAGCTGAGTGGTCACTTCAGCCCTGGGAGTTGTGGAAAGGTGCTGGTGTGGCCCACAGAATACAGCCACTGGATCAACATGAAGACCATCCTGGATGCACTGGTCCAGAGAGGTCATGAAGTGACTGTTCTGACATCTTCAGCTTCAATTCTTGTTGATCCCAATAAACCATCTGCTATTCAATTTGAGGTTTTTCCTACATCTTTAACAAAAGATGATTTTGAGGATGTTTTCATGCAGCTGGTTTCTAAATGGACATATATGCCAAAAGATACATTTTGGacttatttttcattaattcaaGATCTCACTCATAAATTTACTGATTGTATTCAAACACTATGTAAAGATGTAGTTTTGAACAAGAAACTTATGACAAAGCTACAGGAATCAAGGTTTGATGTCGTTCTTGCAGATGCCATCGGACCCTGTGGTGAGCTGCTGGCTGAGCTACTTAAAATACCTTTTGTGTACAGTCTCCGTGCCTCTGCTGGCTATACAATTGAAAAGTACAGTGGAGGACTTCCATTCCCTCCATCCTACGTACCTGTTGTCTTGTCAGAATTTCGTGACCAAATGACATTCATGGAGAGAGTAAAAAATATGATGTATGTGCTTTATTTTGACTTCTGGTTCCAAACATTTAGTGAGAAGTGGGATCAGCTTTGCAGCGAAGCACTGGGTAAGTCATGTCCTTACTTGGTAGCATGAAATCCTAACTTTCTTAGGGCCCTAAAAGGTGGGTTTGTATAAATATTAAGTCAgagaaatttgttttttataagtaaaatgataaaataacattataaaataaCCTTTCATTCTCACAAATATTATGGAAATGCTTAAATTATAAGGTCATTGAGGAATTTCTTCCTCTCATGTAGTTTAGTTTGATTTAAAAACTGAACTATTTTGCCATATTACCTGAAGGGTTCTTTCACACTGGAGTGCTCTGTCCAAGACTCAGGAACCTATAATTTCAGGTTTCTAATGACTACACATTCCTTCATTAAGCACTTACAACTCATCTGCTTAAACACTAAACTTTTGTTGATGGGCAGACATGTAAGTCAATAAACTACATTTTGTGAAAACTCTcccttcattaaaaacaaaatgagtcAAAATTAAGAGTGAGCACATCTATTACCATACATTATGAAATATTCCAGCTgttatttgtaaatgtttttattaatgcaCAAGTATTATTAGGCTCCTAAAATGAACCAAATGTAATTATagtaccaggaattgaaccatactCTCAAAACCTCAGTTTTTGTGAAATCTAGAATAAAGGGAATAGCTTGCTAAAATGCAGAAACTAGACTAAATAATCTAGGGAAAAGTGTTTCCATGGATATGGTAGAGTTAATTGATTGAGGAATTGAAATCATTGTTCACATTTGCATCTATTACTTCTGCAGCTTTACAGAGTAAGCAAATGCATGTTTAATTCTATAGTGGCTTAGGTTTAATCATTTTCTATGATTGTGAATGTCCTGATGTGAAGTTAGAGAAGAAAAActgttaaattttatatatatagttaatatatGTGAACAACATAATACaaaacatgtatataaatatgtttgCACTATCAAGCCACAAACACTTTAAACATCATTGGCTACATtattacaaactttaaaaaatggtatattCATATTACAATATTCTTACTTTTTctactttttgttctttttcccttCAGGAAGACCCACTACATTATTCGAGTTAATGAGAAAAGCAGAAATATGGTTTATTCGAACCTATTGGGATTTTGAATTCCCTCGCCCACTCTTGCCACATTTTCAATTTGTTGGAGGTCTCCACTGCAAACCTGCTAAGCCTCTGCCTAAGGTAAAACTATTCATGTTTGTTCTACTTTGCATTTTCAGTAGGAATGATTCTGTGTTCTTCATTCAGAAGGTCTGGTCACACTGAGGGAGATATGGGAATCTGGGTAAAGTGACCTGCCAAACTCATATTTTATACTATTTCAAGAATCTCAATGTCACTAtcattacaaaataaagaattatatttgGGAGACTTTGGTAATAGGGCCTGTTAAATTAAGGCCTTCATTAttcaacacttaaaaaatatcaaCCATTAAttcaaaaactaattttttaaagtgactgGCATAGTGCAAGGATAAGGGGTGGATATACAAAGGAGCAGTATAGATACCATTTTTGCTCCCACACACCAGATGTTTCACTTAgaaagatcctatctaataaggaggTAATaggctaattgaccctcatgccttggcaaagatggcggtgcccacagccagtaaggagggaataggctaattgactgccacaccctcaaagatggcagtgcccacagccacaagatggctgcacccagtCTCCTTAGCCCCACCGGAGCAGCAGGTGCACAGGAAGGCCGAGCCTGCCCCACGCGCCtccctccagagtcccccagtcctctcagtcccccagccacccagggccgcctgaggctcaggtaaccagggcagtCCGAGGCTtatgctgctggcagtggcagcagcagaggtgtgatggggc containing:
- the LOC132218402 gene encoding UDP-glucuronosyltransferase 2B31-like, with amino-acid sequence MPMKWISVLLLLQLSGHFSPGSCGKVLVWPTEYSHWINMKTILDALVQRGHEVTVLTSSASILVDPNKPSAIQFEVFPTSLTKDDFEDVFMQLVSKWTYMPKDTFWTYFSLIQDLTHKFTDCIQTLCKDVVLNKKLMTKLQESRFDVVLADAIGPCGELLAELLKIPFVYSLRASAGYTIEKYSGGLPFPPSYVPVVLSEFRDQMTFMERVKNMMYVLYFDFWFQTFSEKWDQLCSEALGRPTTLFELMRKAEIWFIRTYWDFEFPRPLLPHFQFVGGLHCKPAKPLPKEMEDFVQSSGENGIVVFSLGSMVTNMTEERANVIASALAQVPQKVIWRYDGKKPDTLGPNTRLYKWIPQNDLLGHSKAKAFITHGGTNGIYEAIYHGIPMVGLPMFADQPENIVHMKTKGAAVRLDFNTISSTDLLNALKTVINDPSYKENAMKLSRIHHDQPVKPLDRAVFWIEFVMRHKGAKHLRPAALDLTWVQYHSLDVIGFLLACVATATFVITKCVLLCYQKFAKPGKKKKRE